Within the Flavobacteriales bacterium genome, the region CAAGAGCTACGGGCACAGATACAGATGCTTTTGCATTTAGTGGTGAGGGCGTTGTTTCTGCTTTAATCTCACTCCCTTTAAAGTATATGCACACTACTGTTGAAACGGTTCACCGCGATGATGTAGAGAGTGTTATAAAACTCATCTTCGAAACCTTAAAAAACATCAAGAAAAATCACGATTTCAAGTACTTATAGAACGTTAACTTAATATGAATTACTTAGCCCATGCTTATCTCGCAGGAAATGATCATGGGCTAATTATTGGAAATTATTTAGCCGATGGAATGAAGGGAATGAAGCTAGAAAGCTTTAGTGAAAGTATCCAAAGGGGAGTTGAACTTCATAGACATATTGATTCGTACACTGATCAACACGACCAAGTTAGAGTAAGTAAGAACAGACTATACGAAAGACATGGGCATTATGCATCTGTTATTGTAGACGTTTTCTATGATCACTTTTTAGCGAAAGACTGGCTAAAATATTCAGATAAAAATCTATTCAATTTTG harbors:
- a CDS encoding DUF479 domain-containing protein — its product is MNYLAHAYLAGNDHGLIIGNYLADGMKGMKLESFSESIQRGVELHRHIDSYTDQHDQVRVSKNRLYERHGHYASVIVDVFYDHFLAKDWLKYSDKNLFNFEKKIYSLLIDNKEVLPKHSKYFLDYMVEQNLLSNYANIKTIGDTLSGLARRTKFESNMAYAVNDLRDQYNGFQEDFDLFFPDLERSVASFLE